In Drosophila santomea strain STO CAGO 1482 chromosome 3L, Prin_Dsan_1.1, whole genome shotgun sequence, a single window of DNA contains:
- the LOC120448958 gene encoding endocuticle structural protein SgAbd-6, protein MQSSSICVLAICAFVLVSSIGAAPLDDSQHATILRYDNDNIGTDGYNFGYETSDGVTRQEQAELKNAGTDQEALSVRGSVSWVAPDGQTYTLHYIADENGFQPQGDHLPHN, encoded by the exons ATGCAGTCCTCCAGCATCTGTGTCCTCGCCATTTGTGCCTTCGTTTTGGTCTCCTCCATTGGAGCTGCTCCTCTGGACGACTCCCAACATGCCACCATCCTGAGAtacgacaacgacaacattGGCACTGATGGCTACAACTTTGG TTACGAGACCAGTGATGGTGTCACCCGCCAGGAGCAGGCTGAGCTGAAGAACGCCGGCACCGACCAGGAGGCGCTCAGTGTGCGCGGCTCCGTCAGCTGGGTGGCTCCCGATGGCCAGACCTACACCCTGCACTACATTGCCGATGAGAACGGTTTCCAGCCCCAGGGCGACCATCTGCCCCACAACTAA
- the LOC120449283 gene encoding endocuticle structural protein SgAbd-6 isoform X1 — MAGLTLLFGLILASFCACSSNAADTAQILRYDNENLDSDGYAFSFETSDGISREERATLKNPGTPEEAIAVQGSVNWVGPDGVHYKLNYLADENGFQAQGEHLPQVEH; from the exons ATGGCGGGACTAACACTGCTGTTCGGCCTAATCCTGGCCAGCTTCTGCGCGTGCTCCTCAAATGCCGCCGATACCGCCCAGATACTGAGATACGACAATGAAAACTTAGACAGCGATGGCTATGCCTTCTC ATTTGAGACTAGCGATGGTATCTCGCGTGAGGAGAGGGCCACACTGAAAAATCCTGGTACTCCCGAGGAGGCAATCGCCGTCCAGGGCAGCGTCAATTGGGTGGGACCCGATGGTGTCCACTATAAGCTGAACTATCTGGCCGATGAGAACGGTTTTCAGGCTCAGGGCGAACATCTTCCGCAGGTGGAGCACTGA
- the LOC120449283 gene encoding cuticle protein CP14.6 isoform X2, translating to MAMPSRKFETSDGISREERATLKNPGTPEEAIAVQGSVNWVGPDGVHYKLNYLADENGFQAQGEHLPQVEH from the exons ATGGCTATGCCTTCTCGTAA ATTTGAGACTAGCGATGGTATCTCGCGTGAGGAGAGGGCCACACTGAAAAATCCTGGTACTCCCGAGGAGGCAATCGCCGTCCAGGGCAGCGTCAATTGGGTGGGACCCGATGGTGTCCACTATAAGCTGAACTATCTGGCCGATGAGAACGGTTTTCAGGCTCAGGGCGAACATCTTCCGCAGGTGGAGCACTGA
- the LOC122756397 gene encoding larval cuticle protein 65Ag1, with protein MKFTIAIAFTCLLASALAAPPAIQQDAQVLRFDSDVLAEGYKFAVETSDGKLHQEEGQLKDVGTDHEALVVRGSYAYVGDDGQTYSIQYLADENGFQPEGAHLPRPVQ; from the exons ATGAAGttcaccatcgccatcgccttcACCTGTCTCCTTGCCAGCGCCCTGGCCGCTCCTCCAGCCATTCAGCAGGATGCTCAGGTTCTGCGATTCGACAGCGATGTCCTGGCCGAGGGCTACAAGTTCGC CGTGGAGACGAGCGACGGCAAGTTGCACCAGGAGGAAGGCCAGCTGAAGGACGTGGGCACCGACCACGAAGCCCTCGTGGTCCGCGGATCCTATGCCTATGTGGGTGACGATGGTCAGACGTACAGCATCCAGTACCTGGCCGATGAGAACGGTTTCCAGCCCGAGGGTGCCCATCTGCCCAGGCCCGTTCAGTAA
- the LOC120447671 gene encoding larval cuticle protein 65Ag1-like isoform X1 translates to MKFAIAIVFAALFAVVLAAPTSDADVTILRLESDVQPEGYNFALETSDGKKHEEQGQLKNAGTEDEAIVVRGSYSFVADDGQTYTVNYVADENGFQPEGAHLPNVPIGN, encoded by the exons ATGAAGTTCGCAATTGCCATCGTCTTCGCCGCCCTCTTCGCGGTCGTCCTGGCCGCCCCCACTTCCGATGCGGATGTCACCATCCTGCGCCTGGAGTCCGACGTCCAGCCCGAGGGCTACAACTTCGC TCTGGAGACCAGCGATGGCAAGAAGCACGAGGAGCAAGGTCAGCTGAAGAACGCGGGCACCGAGGACGAGGCCATCGTGGTGCGCGGCTCCTACTCCTTCGTGGCCGATGACGGTCAGACCTACACCGTCAACTACGTCGCCGATGAGAACGGATTCCAGCCCGAGGGTGCCCATCTGCCCAATGTGCCTATTGGCAACTAA
- the LOC120449278 gene encoding larval cuticle protein 65Ab1-like has protein sequence MKFLFVFVALFAMALARPNDVVVLKSDSDVGPDTWSSDVETSDGTSISQKGVLKDIGTEHEAAVVHGSFSWVDEKSGEKFTITYVADENGYQPVGAHLPVAPVA, from the coding sequence ATGAAGTTCCTCTTCGTTTTCGTCGCCCTCTTCGCCATGGCCTTGGCCCGCCCCAACGACGTCGTGGTCCTGAAGAGTGATTCCGATGTCGGACCAGACACGTGGAGCTCCGACGTGGAGACTAGCGATGGCACCAGCATCAGCCAGAAGGGAGTCCTTAAGGACATTGGCACTGAACACGAGGCCGCTGTCGTTCACGGATCCTTCTCCTGGGTGGATGAGAAGAGCGGCGAGAAGTTCACCATCACCTACGTGGCCGACGAGAACGGATACCAGCCCGTGGGCGCCCATCTGCCCGTGGCCCCAGTTGCTTAA
- the LOC120449276 gene encoding larval cuticle protein 65Ab1-like produces the protein MKFLFVFVALFAMALARPNDVVVLKSDSDVGPDTWSSDVETSDGTSISQKGVLKDIGTEHEAAVVHGSFSWVDEKSGEKFTITYVADENGYQPVGAHLPVAPVA, from the coding sequence ATGAAGTTCCTCTTCGTTTTCGTCGCCCTCTTCGCCATGGCCTTGGCCCGCCCCAACGACGTCGTGGTCCTGAAGAGTGATTCCGATGTCGGACCAGACACGTGGAGCTCCGACGTGGAGACTAGCGATGGCACCAGCATCAGCCAGAAGGGAGTCCTTAAGGACATTGGCACTGAGCACGAGGCCGCTGTCGTTCACGGATCCTTCTCCTGGGTGGATGAGAAGAGCGGCGAGAAGTTCACCATCACCTACGTGGCCGACGAGAACGGATACCAGCCCGTGGGCGCCCATCTGCCCGTGGCCCCAGTTGCTTAA
- the LOC120449277 gene encoding larval cuticle protein 65Ag1-like: MKYAIVLFALFAVALAAPSDDVVLKQEFDNIGVEGFNYAFETSNGIAAQEQGQLKNAGTELEALAVKGSYSFVSDDGQTYTVNYIADENGFQPQGAHLPVAPTA, from the exons ATGAAATACGCCATTGTCCTGTTCGCCCTCTTCGCTGTGGCCCTGGCTGCTCCTTCTGATGATGTCGTCCTGAAACAAGAATTCGATAATATTGGAGTCGAGGGCTTTAATTATGC TTTCGAGACCAGCAATGGTATTGCTGCTCAGGAGCAGGGTCAGCTGAAGAACGCTGGCACGGAACTGGAGGCCCTCGCCGTCAAGGGTTCCTACTCCTTCGTGTCCGATGATGGTCAGACCTACACCGTCAACTACATCGCCGATGAGAACGGATTCCAGCCCCAGGGTGCCCATCTGCCCGTTGCCCCCACCGCTTAG
- the LOC120449280 gene encoding larval cuticle protein 65Ab1-like, which produces MKFLFVFVALFAMALARPNDVVVLKSDSDVGPDTWSSDVETSDGTSISQKGVLKNAGTEHEAAVVHGSFSWVDEKSGEKFTITYVADENGYQPVGAHLPVAPVA; this is translated from the coding sequence ATGAAGTTCCTCTTCGTTTTCGTCGCCCTCTTCGCCATGGCCTTGGCCCGCCCCAACGACGTCGTGGTCCTGAAGAGTGATTCCGATGTCGGACCAGACACGTGGAGCTCCGACGTGGAGACTAGCGATGGCACCAGCATCAGCCAGAAAGGTGTTTTGAAGAACGCTGGCACTGAACACGAGGCCGCTGTCGTTCACGGATCCTTCTCCTGGGTGGATGAGAAGAGCGGCGAGAAGTTCACCATCACCTACGTGGCCGACGAGAACGGATACCAGCCCGTGGGCGCCCATCTGCCCGTGGCCCCAGTTGCTTAA
- the LOC120449282 gene encoding larval cuticle protein 65Ag1 — protein MKYILVFACLSIALCLAAPAPDAEIVNQVSDVNADSYSYKFETSDGTKQEQRGSLKNLGPEDDALQVAGSYSFVDQDGQTHTINYVADENGFQPQGEDIPQL, from the coding sequence ATGAAGTACATCCTTGTGTTCGCCTGCCTTTCAATTGCCCTGTGCctagctgctcctgctccggaTGCAGAGATTGTTAACCAGGTGTCCGATGTCAATGCCGATAGCTATAGCTACAAGTTTGAGACGAGCGATGGCACCAAGCAGGAGCAGCGCGGATCACTGAAGAACCTTGGTCCCGAGGACGATGCCTTGCAGGTGGCCGGATCCTATAGCTTCGTGGACCAGGACGGACAGACGCATACCATTAACTACGTGGCGGATGAGAACGGATTCCAACCCCAAGGCGAGGATATTCCGCAACTTTGA
- the LOC120447671 gene encoding larval cuticle protein 65Ag1-like isoform X2, whose product MKFAIVLFALFAVALAAPSDVTILRSDSDVGPLSYKYGSELSDGTKKDEEGQLKNVGSEQEAIVVHGSYSFVADDGQTYTVNYVADENGFQPQGAHLPVAPVA is encoded by the exons ATGAAATTCGCCATCGTCCTGTTCGCCCTCTTCGCTGTGGCCCTGGCTGCTCCATCTGATGTCACCATCCTGCGATCTGATTCCGACGTTGGACCCCTCAGCTACAAATATGG TTCGGAGCTCAGCGACGGTACCAAGAAGGACGAGGAGGGTCAGCTGAAGAACGTGGGCTCCGAGCAGGAGGCCATCGTTGTGCACGGCTCCTACTCCTTCGTGGCCGATGACGGTCAGACCTACACCGTCAACTACGTCGCCGATGAGAACGGATTCCAGCCCCAGGGTGCCCATCTGCCCGTTGCCCCGGTCGCTTAA
- the LOC120449281 gene encoding larval cuticle protein 65Ag1 codes for MKFAIVLFALFAVALAAPSDVTILRSDSDVGPLSYKYGSELSDGTKKDEEGQLKNVGSEQEAIVVHGSFSFVADDGQTYTVNYVADENGFQPQGAHLPVAPVA; via the exons ATGAAATTCGCCATCGTCCTGTTCGCCCTCTTCGCTGTGGCCCTGGCTGCTCCATCTGATGTCACCATCCTGCGATCTGATTCCGACGTTGGACCCCTCAGCTACAAATATGG TTCGGAGCTCAGCGACGGTACCAAGAAGGACGAGGAGGGTCAGCTGAAGAACGTGGGCTCCGAGCAGGAGGCCATCGTTGTGCACGGCTCCTTCTCCTTTGTGGCCGATGATGGCCAGACCTACACCGTCAACTACGTCGCCGATGAGAACGGATTCCAGCCCCAGGGTGCCCATCTGCCCGTTGCCCCGGTCGCTTAA
- the LOC120449274 gene encoding endocuticle structural protein SgAbd-6, with amino-acid sequence MMKLMLVVSSMAVLLALASARPQNDVEVLEYESENTGLGGYKFSYKLSDGTSRTEEGVVNNAGTDNESISIRGSVTWVAPDGQTYTINFVADENGFQPEGAHLPK; translated from the exons ATGATGAAATTG ATGCTAGTCGTTAGCTCGATGGCCGTGCTCCTGGCCCTGGCCAGTGCCCGTCCCCAAAATGATGTGGAAGTTCTGGAGTACGAATCGGAGAACACTGGCCTCGGCGGCTACAAGTTCAGCTACAAATTAAGCGATGGCACCAGTCGCACGGAGGAGGGCGTGGTCAACAACGCGGGCACCGACAACGAATCCATATCCATTCGGGGATCCGTCACCTGGGTGGCTCCCGATGGCCAAACCTACACCATTAACTTTGTGGCCGACGAGAACGGTTTTCAACCGGAGGGCGCCCATCTGCCCAAGTAG
- the LOC120449272 gene encoding uncharacterized protein LOC120449272, whose amino-acid sequence MSLSSVASTIQHGKKEARNGLSINNKLVQALIILVACVLFGAHMNYASFPPGTVIDIKLGDVALEQFSYTPTRDGYEFNYTLPDGTFRDEIAKVLSGTSAAKDLENANNLAKNHRPSREQGLKIRKLSGKSLSSLAG is encoded by the exons ATGAGTCTTTCTTCGGTGGCAAGCACCATtcagcatggcaaaaaggAAGCTCGCAATGGGCTTAGTATCAACAATAAACTAGTGCAGGCCCTGATCATCCTGGTGGCCTGTGTCCTCTTTGGAGCCCACATGAACTACGCCTCCTTTCCACCTGGCACTGTCATCGATATCAAGCTCGGTGATGTCGCCCTCGAGCAGTTCAGCTATACGCCAACCCGCGATGGATACGAGTTCAA CTACACTCTTCCTGATGGAACTTTTCGTGATGAGATTGCCAAGGTCCTAAGCGGAACTTCGGCGGCTAAGGATCTGGAAAATGCCAACAACTTGGCCAAGAACCACCGTCCCTCCCGTGAACAGGGCCTGAAAATTCGCAAGTTGTCCGGAAAATCCCTTTCATCTTTGGCCGGATAA
- the LOC120449273 gene encoding uncharacterized protein LOC120449273 codes for MKLFCQIFLTIALIAVVSSAALEKGEREEELHFGFHTENGHQRNEAITYTVKPETDQDPKEVTTQKPVEFKGGYSFISADGYEYQVLYKANKNGFQPYVTAHKIKPDKS; via the exons ATGAAATTG ttttgccaaatatttttaacaattGCGTTAATCGCTGTGGTTTCGTCGGCGGCTTTGGAGAAAGGTGAGCGTGAGGAGGAACTTCATTTCGG GTTTCACACCGAAAATGGTCATCAGCGAAATGAGGCCATCACGTACACAGTTAAACCTGAAACGGATCAGGATCCCAAGGAGGTGACTACCCAAAAGCCTGTGGAATTTAAAGGCGGATACAGCTTCATCTCAGCCGATGGTTACGAGTACCAGGTCCTCTATAAGGCCAATAAAAATGGTTTTCAGCCTTATGTGACAGCCCACAAAATTAAACCGGATAAGAGTTAA